ATTGGTTGTGTGAAGCAGTTGATATGCTAGTTGCCGAAAAGAGCTAAGTGTAGATTATGGATTTATCGTATTTTAATCAGTTATCAAACAGCAAAATTTTAGTTGTTGGCGATGTAATGTTAGATCGTTACTGGCATGGAGATACTGGGCGTATTTCACCTGAGGCGCCGGTGCCAGTGGTAAAAGTCAGTGGTCTTGAAGATAAAGCCGGTGGTGCGGCAAACGTTGCAAAAAATATCGCACACCTTGATGGCAAGGTAAGTTTGCTTGGCATTATCGGCGATGATGATAACGGACAAAGTCTTGAGGCGTTACTAAAGTCAGAGAACATTGATTCTCAGCTTATTCGCCAGTCAGAAGCGCCAACAATCGCAAAAATGCGTGTGATTAGTCGTCACCAACAAGTCGTGCGCTTAGATCTAGAAGAGCGTTTTAGTGAAGCCCATTCACAGCTTTTGCTTGAGCAGCTTAAAACCCTGATTAACGATTTTGACCTAGTGGTATTTTCTGACTACAACAAAGGCTCACTGCATTTAATTGCGGATATGATTGCCGTTGCAAAAGACGCAGGCAAAACGGTTTTAGTTGACCCGAAGTCAAAACAGCTGGCAGATTACCGTGGCGCGGATTTTATTACGCCAAATCTTACAGAGTTTAAAGCAGCTGGTGGTGTTGTAGGTGATGAGGCAACCATCACGCAAAGTGCGCGCGATATTATTGCTGAGTGTGGTTTAGGTAGCATGCTGCTAACGCGTTCAGAGCAAGGTATGTCGTTAATTACGCCGAATGATAAACACGATTTTGCAGCGCAAGTATTAGAAGTGTCAGATGTAACGGGTGCCGGTGATACGGTAATCGCAACATTGGCGGTAATGTTAAATACAGGCATGCCAGCAGCGCAAGCTGTTGAAATCGCAAATATTGCAGCTGGTTTAGTAGTTGCAAAATTGGGTGCTGCCACCGTATCACCAGAAGAGTTAAGCGCTAAACTAACGCAATATTTACGTGACACCGGCGAGCAGTACCAAGCGCCAGCACAAGAAGTACTGCATCATATTGAGCTTGCTCGTCAGCGCGGCGAAAAAATTGTCTTTACCAATGGCTGCTTTGATATTTTACACGCAGGGCATGTGCGCTACTTGGCGCAAGCTAAAGCGCGTGGCGATAAGTTAGTAGTGGGTTTAAACAATGACGAGTCGATTAGCCGTTTAAAAGGGCCAACGCGACCTATTAATCCACTTGATGAGCGTGCCACCGTAATCAGTGCGTTAGCATCAGTCGATTGGGTGATCCCGTTTGGTTCTGAAGCTGAAAATGATACTCCAGCTAAGCTGATTGAACTTGTAAAGCCAGATGTTCTGGTGAAAGGCGGCGATTATAAAGTGTCGGAAATTGCAGGCGCTGATTTTGTACTTGCAAGCGGTGGTCAAGTTGAGGTGCTGGAGTTTGTGAATGGTTGCTCAACATCGAACGTTATTCATAAAATTCAAAGCGATAGCTAGTAACCACCTCTTTATTGGCGCACTAAGCTGTTTTTAGTGCGCTGTTATACACTTCAATAAATACCTGCCAATCCTTTTCTAACCAATAAAATTGTGCGTTGCGATTAGCTTCTTTATCAAATGAGCGCTTTAGGCGTGTAATATTACTTTGCGCTTCTTGTGGGTTGAATGCGGCGCGAGTGCCACGGTCAAAATCAATTAAGAAAACGCGTCCATCACTAATTAAAATATTATTGATATTAAGGTCGGCATGATTAACGCCGTGATTATGAAAATCGGCAATTGTTTTTGCACAGTCAGCAAGCTCTTTTTGACTTATTGATCGGGTTTTTAGGATATCGAGCAGGCTTTGCGAGTGTGGTAGTGCCTCAGTAATGATATCTCCACGATAGATTACCCCCGATTTTACTACCTTAGCAGCAATCGGTTTAGGTACGGGTAGGCCAATAGCTTCAAGCTCTACTAATAACTTGAACTCTTGGTATGTTCTTGTGTTTTCAAAGCCTAAATACAGGTATTGGTCAGACAATAGTTTACCAATTAAGCCGCCACGCCAGTAATGGCGAAGTACACCCGTTGTGTTACCACAATCAAAAAAGTAAGTTGTTGCACGGCCACGTTTTTTGGCGCTAATCAAATCATTACGGCTCAAATATTCAACATCAAATAAATTAGGATCGAACGCGCCCTCCAAATTGCTTGGAGTAATGATCGTGGCTGAACCGTGTTTTTGAAATGACAGCATGGCGATTTAAACTAAATAGTAATTGCGTGCAAAAAGGGATTATACCAAGTTTTAATTTACGTTAAACTGCACGCATCTATTTATATGTTTTTAGGTAAATTTTGAGCTTACAAGGGCCGTTCAACGATATTTGTATTTTACGTCTTTCAGCAATCGGTGATGTATGTCATGCCGTTTCCACGGTGCAGGCAATTCAGCGTCATTATCCAAACGCTAAAATTACATGGGTTGTTGGAAAAATAGAGGCGATGTTATTAGCTGATTTACCGGGAGTTGAGCTGGTTGTTTTTGATAAAAAACAAGGCAAAGCGGCTTATCACTCACTTAAAGAACATTTTAAAGGGCGTAAGTTTGATGTGTTATTACACATGCAAGTTGCGCTGCGTGCCAATTTAGCGGCGCGTGTTATTACTGCAAAAGTAAAAGTTGGATTTGACTGGAACCGCGCTAAAGAAGGGCACTTTTTATTTACCAACCACCGTATTGCAGCTGAAAAAGAAGCTCATGTACTCGAGGGTTTTCGTGGTTTCGCAAAAGCCATAGGTGTGCCGCATTATGAACCATCGTGGCAGATGCCTGTAAGTGAAGACGACCGCAGCTACGCAAAAGAAACATTATCGCCACTTGGGGATAAAGTATTGGTGCTTTCGCCTGCTGCAAGTAAAGCTGAGCGCAATTGGTTACCGGAGCGCTATGCCGAAATAGCGGATTATGCGGTGCAGCAAGGATTTAGTATTGTTATAACGGGTGGCCCTACAGAGCTCGAGGTCACACTTGCAAAGCAAATTGAAAATGCGATGAAATCAACAGCACTAAACCTTGTTGGCAAAACAAACTTAAAACAATTGTTATGTGTGTTAGAAAACGCTTCTCTTGTTATTGCGCCAGATACTGGCCCTGCACATATGGCGGTGACTATGGGCACACCGGTGATTGGGCTATATGCACATTCGAATCCGGCACGCACCGGCCCTTATTTATACCAAGATTATGTGGTTGAGGTTTATCATCAAAATCTAAAAAAGCAAACCGGCAAAACAGCAACCCAATTGCCATGGGGTACACGTGTAAAAGGCAAAGATCTAATGCACCAAATTAGCGTAGACAGCGTTAAAGAGATGTTTGACCGTGTTGTAAACGAAAAGGCATTGTAATGAGTGATAAGGCTGTTTTTCTTGATAGAGATGGTGTTGTTAACGTTGACCACGCCTATGTTTATAAAATTGATGATTTTGAATTTATTGCTGGTGTATTTGAGGCATGTCAGTTATTTCAGGCCGCAGGCTACAAAATTGTGATTGTAACAAATCAGTCAGGTATTGGGCGCGGTTACTATACCGAACAAGATTTTCATACGCTTACCGATTGGATGGTGGCGCAGTTTAAACAACATAATGTGGAAATCAGTAAAGTCTACTTTTGCCCGCATCACCCAACTAAAGGTGTTGCACAATATAAACAGCAATGTGATTGCAGAAAACCTAAGCCAGGCATGCTATTGCAAGGTGTGAAAGAGCTCGGGCTGGACCCATCAAAATGCATTATGTTTGGCGATAAAGGCTCAGACATGTTAGCAGCAAAGGCGGCAGGGTTTAGTAAGAAGATTCTTGTTCAGTCTGGACAATCGATCGACGCGCAAACTATCACGCTAGCTGATGACGTATGGCAATCGCTGAATTGTGCTAGTGAAAAGTTTAGTGAAAACACCTAGGATTAATTAGTGAACTATTTAAAATGCAGTTTATTAAACTGCATTTTTGTTTAGTTGTAGTTTTATCTACTTTTCTAATCGCATTTACTAGTATTAAGTGCATTTATCAACCTAACCTTTTACAATTACCCCTTTAAATATAAGCTACAATTTTAAGGCTTAGCATTCGTCGTTTTTAACGTATGTGTGGAAAACGCGCGAGCAACCCGTTCTATTAGGCATTGGAGACTTTGGATGAGAGCATCTGCATTTTTTGATCAGCTTAAACAACAGATTGAACAAGTAAAAGAAGATGGATTATACAAAAGTGAACGTGTAATCACGTCACAACAACAAGCTGAAATTGAAGTTGCATCTGGCGACTCAGTAATCAACTTTTGTGCAAATAACTACTTAGGTTTAGCAAATCACCCAGAGTTAATTAATGCAGCAAAAGCTGGATTAGATGACCACGGTTTTGGTGTGGCATCGGTACGTTTTATTTGTGGTACGCAAGACATTCATAAAACCTTAGAAGCAAAAATCAGTAACTTCTTACAAACTGAAGATACCATTCTTTATTCATCTTGCTTCGATGCTAACGCAGGCCTTTTTGAAACAATTTTAGGCCCAGAAGATGCGATTATTTCAGACTCGTTAAACCATGCATCAATTATTGATGGTGTGCGCTTATGTAAAGCAAAACGCTTCCGTTATGCCAATAACGACATGGCTGATTTAGAGCAGCAATTAATCGCAGCTGATGAAGCGGGTGTTAAAACCAAACTAATTGCTACAGATGGTGTGTTCTCAATGGACGGCGTTATTTGTAACTTAGAAGCGTTATGTGATTTGGCTGACAAATACGATGCACTGGTTATGGTTGACGATTCGCACGCGGTGGGTTTTGTTGGCGAAAACGGTCGTGGTACACCTGAATACTGTAATGTAATGGACCGCGTTGACATTATCACGGGTACACTAGGTAAAGCGCTAGGTGGTGCATCGGGCGGTTATACGTCAGGTAAAGCTGAAATTGTAGAATGGTTACGTCAGCGTTCTCGTCCTTACTTATTCTCAAATTCTCTCGCGCCTTCAATCGTTACAGCATCAATCAAAGTGCTTGATATGCTTGCCGATGGTAAAGAGCTGCGCGATACACTTTGGCAAAATGCGGCGTACTTCCGTGAGCAAATGGAAGCGGTTGGCTTTACTTGCGCAGGTAAAGACCACGCAATTATTCCAGTAATGTTAGGCGATGCTAAATTAGCAGCTGAAATGGCTGATAAGTTACTGGCTGAAGGCATTTACGTAACAGGTTTCTCATTCCCTGTAGTACCAAAAGGGCAAGCGCGTATTCGTACACAAATTTCTGCTGCGCATACCCGTGAGCAGCTAGATAAAGCAATTGCTGCATTTACCCGTATTGGTAAAGAATTAGGTATCATTTAATTTGATATTGGCCTGTTATATAACAGGCCTTTTTTGTGAGTAAAAAGATGAAAGCATTATCAAAACTTAAAGCTGAACCAGGGATCTGGATGACAGAAACGGCTAAACCGGAAGTTGGCCACAATGACTTATTAATAAAAATCCGTAAAACAGCGATTTGCGGTACGGATGTACATATCTACAAATGGGACGAATGGTCACAAAATACCATTCCTGTACCTATGGTTGTGGGTCACGAATACGTTGGCGAAGTAGTGGATATGGGCCAAGAAGTACGTGGTTTTAAAGTGGGTGATCGCGTATCAGGTGAAGGCCATATTACCTGTGGCCACTGTCGTAACTGCCGTGCAGGCCGAGTTCACTTATGTCGTAACACTACAGGTGTAGGTGTAAACCGCGAAGGTGCATTTGCCGAATACTTAGTTATTCCAGCCTACAATGCGTTTAAAATTCCTGACAACATCCCTGATAAATTAGCATCAATTTTTGACCCATTTGGCAATGCTGTTCACACGGCATTGTCGTTTGATTTAGTCGGTGAAGATGTATTGATCACAGGTGCTGGCCCGATTGGTATTATGGCTGCAGCGGTAGCTAAACACGTTGGTGCCCGCCATGTGGTAATTACGGATGTAAACGAATACCGTTTAGATCTTGCGCGCAAAATGGGTGCAACACGCGCGGTAAACGTAGCTAATGAAAAGTTAGAAGACGTAATGAATGAACTTGGTATGACAGAAGGCTTTGATATTGGCCTTGAAATGTCAGGTGTACCGAGTGCGTTTAACAGCATGTTAAATAACATGAACCATGGCGGTAAAATTGCCATGCTAGGTATTCCACCATCAGATATGGCGGTTGACTGGAATCAGGTTATTTTTAAAGGGTTAATTATTAAAGGTATTTATGGCCGTGAAATGTTTGAAACTTGGTACAAAATGGCAAGTTTGATTCAATCTGGCTTAGATTTATCACCAATTATTACTCACGAATTCCACATTGATGACTTCCAGCAAGGCTTTGATACCATGATTTCAGGCCAGTCAGGCAAAGTTATTTTAAATTGGGATTAAGCTATCGCTTGATGATATTATAAAGGGAGCATTTGCTCCCTTTTTTATTGAGGTATATATGTCATACAAACATATTTCAGTGTCGCAAACAGCAGCACTTCTTACAAATGACAATGTTATTATTGCCGATATTCGTGATCCAAATAGTTTCAGCTCAGCACGTATTCCTGGATCTGAGCGCTTATCGAATGAGAATTTGGCACAATTTTTAAATGAAAAAGATTATGAGCAACCAATAGTTGTTGTGTGTTATCACGGTATTAGTTCACAAAGTGCTGCGAACTATCTGGTTGAGCAGGGCTTTGAAGATGTTTACAGCATGGACGGTGGCTTTGCTGCGTGGGGCAGCGAGCAAGCAGACAATGTTGAGTCAGGTGCGTAATCATTGTGAAGCAACTTACCACGCTAAGTAACGTAAGGGCTGCACAAGGTTTTTGTGATTACCTCAATAGCATTAATATTCACTGTGAATCAAAGCCAATTAACAGTGAAACCGTTGTATTGCTGGTGTCAGAAGGTGACTTTGAAGCCGCTGAAAAAGAATTGGCGCAATTTCAAGTCAACCCTCATCAAGCAAAGTATCTTGAGGCATCTTGGCAGGTTGGTTCTACTAATAGTGGACTAAGTTACGGCGGCAGTTCGCTTAATTTAATACCGCGATTTTTAAAGCTTTCATTACTTATTCAGAGCGTGTCATTGTTATCCATTTTGGTATATGGGGCGTTTGTTTTAGGCGGTTTTGAGTGGTTGTTCCCCTATCTTCAGTTTGCCCCTAATGCACCACATACTTGGCTTGCACCCACTATTATGCATTTTTCAGCAATGCATTTAATTTTTAATTTGATGTGGTGGATGTACCTTGGCGATAAAATAGCTGAACAATTAGGTAAACGCTTTTTAGTGTTGGTATTTATTGTTACTGCACTTGCCAGTAACTGGCTTCAGTTTGCGTTTGTCGATGCAAATTTTGGTGGCTTATCAGGCGTGGTGTATGGTTTACTTGGGTTTTGCTGGTTGTATGGTCATATTACTGGCAATAGCAAATTAGCTGTTAGCCCATCCATTGTTGGCTTTATGTTGGTGTGGCTGGTACTTGGTTTTGCTGACGTGTTGTTTATCAATATGGCGAATTGGGCACATTTAGGCGGATTGATCGCCGGTGCTGTGCTTGGCGTGTTAGCTGCGAGTAGTCATAAAAAAAGCAAAGTTAATTAACTTTGCTTTTTTTGTTTTCTATCTAGTAATACAGGTACTTAGTAAATAGCACATCGTGCACAACTTCTTGCCCTGTTTCTTCTTTTAGTAACTCTTTTATTCGCTCGCTGCAACGTTTGCGAATTTCCTCACGGCCAGTTAATGATTTAACGTGTTCTTCTTGCTCTTTGCTAATAATTTCAACAATTGCGTCGCGTAGTAAAGGTGAGTGGTGTTCAACCACTTCTAAATTGCCCATATCTTTAATCATCAGTTCAACGGTAACTCGCACATAGCCAAGCTTTTTATTCGATGTCGCAATGTAGTTTGTAATGATATCAGGCTCAAAGCCAAAATAACCAAAGTTAGACGCAGCATCGGCCTTAGGCGTTGATAGTGATAAAAAAAGTGTAATTAGAAATATCGATAGGCTACGCATTGCGTGACTAACACCTTGTTTTTCCCATAGTAACTTAACAATAATAATACTTGATTATGGGCTTTTTACTAGTCACTTAAACGTAATTTAATTGAAAATTTAATTTACCATTTAGCTCGCTGTTATCCAGTGCTAAAATGGTGCGATTTTTTTTCGCAGCAGGTTATTGTGGTAACTTTCCCTTTAGATATTTCGGCGCAGTGGCATCAAAATTTTACCCAGCTAAATAGTGTGCAGAGTGAGTGGTTGTTAGAAACCGGTTCGCTTACTGCTAAGTTGAAGCAAACGTTTTCGCAATTTAGTGTGCGCGTGCTAAGCGAAAAGCACATTACGCTCAGTGCACAGCAAGCCAATGTGTTAGGTGTTGAGCAGCAAACTGCGTTATGCCGCGAAGTTATTTTATATGGCGATGAAAAACCACGGGTGTATGCGCAAAGCTGGATCCCGCTGGAGCAATTAACTGACAATAGTCTGTTTTTAAATTTGGGGGAGCGCCCGCTCGGTGAGTTTATTTTTCAGCACCCTAATTTAGTGCGGGAAGATTTAATGATCACCCAGTTTTCGGGCAGTGCACAACTTCACTCGTTATTACAAGACTTGTCACTTGAAATCTCTGATGTTTCAGCTCGCCGCAGTGTGTTTCATTTAGCAGACCTAAAACTGATGGTGTGTGAAGCCTTTTTACCAGGAGCATTTGAATAACCATGATCCAGCTAACATGGCAAAATCGTGATGCCTATAAAGCGTTAATGCGCACTGATAAACCAATCGGTACCTTGCTTTTGTTATGGCCCACATACTGGGCACTATGGCTAGCGAGTTCTGGTGTGCCAGATTTAACGATTTTGCTTGTTTTTAGCGCTGGTGTATTTGTTATGCGCAGCGCTGGCTGTGTAATAAATGACTTTGCTGATCGTAAAGTGGATGGTTTAGTTAAGCGCACTCATATGCGCCCATTGGCATCTGGTAAAGCAACACCTGCAGAGGCAATACAACTTTTTGCTTTACTGATTTTAATAGCATTTATCTTGGTGCTATTTTTAAATTGGCAAACCGTATTACTGTCGCTTGGGGCATTAGCATTAGCATTTTGTTATCCCTTTATGAAACGCTATACCCATTTGCCTCAAGTCGTGCTCGGCGCTGCATTTAGTTGGTCGATTCCAATGGCGTATATGGCTGTGCTTGGTGAAGTACCCGAAGAAGCGTGGTGGCTGTATTTTGCTAACCTCGTTTGGACTGTGGCATACGATACCATGTACGGCATGGTAGACCGCGACGATGATGTGAAAGTTGGGGTTAAATCTACCGCTATTTTGTTTGGTCGTTTCGATAAAGCCGCGGTATTTATACTGCAAATCGCTTTTTTACTGACCTTAGTATTTATTGGTTTCAACCGCAATTTGCCATGGCCATTTGATGTTGGCGTGCTGCTATCAGCATTTTTGTTGGCGCATCAGCAAGTAAAAATTAAGCACCGCGACCGCGATGCTTGTTTTTGGGCGTTCTTAAACAATAACTACGTTGGGCTATTTGTCTTTATGGGCATATCTGCAAGCTTTATTGGTTAGGGTCAACAAAGTTCGCACTTGAATTATTCTTTCTAAACCAACCAGCAATAGAGTAGCGTGTGCTACCAGCTGCTAATACTTCGTGCGGAAAGCGTTCACTTTCAAAACAAATTAACGTACCAGCCTTAGGTGCTACTTTAGCGAGTGGTTCTTTGCCTTTTTCAGGGTAAATTAATAACTCGCCGCCTTGGTTTGGGGTATTTAAATAGCAAACTGTGGTAAATACACGGTTTGATTTACCTTTAAACGCATCTAAATGCTTTTTGTAAAAATCACCTTGCTGATAAATCGCAAAATGGCACTCATAATCAAATAGGCCAAGGTAGAAGCTTTGATTGATTGCTACTCTAATTTGCTCCATAAGGGCGAGGTAACTCGTTTCGGCAGCTGTGTCACCATTAAACCATTTTGTTTTATCGCTACGAATTGAGCTTGCTTGCTGTAAATCTTGGTGGCGTCCAATTTTAGCGTGTTGAAATTGTGCTTCTTGTGCTTCACATTGCTGTTGTAATTGAGTTATTAACTCTGCAGAAATCGCATTTTCGATAATACAATAGCCGTTTTCCGCTATGTTATCGAGCAGATTGTCGAGGTGTAAAAAGGTCTCGGGTGAGCAGTTCATAAATAACGCCAAATATAAAATTTGGCGTTATTTTAAAGAACATTTAGTCAGTTAGAAAGTTGCTTTTGCAAGTTCAATTTCTGGGCGAGCACCCGCTTCTAACGTAATAA
This region of Pseudoalteromonas spongiae UST010723-006 genomic DNA includes:
- the hldE gene encoding bifunctional D-glycero-beta-D-manno-heptose-7-phosphate kinase/D-glycero-beta-D-manno-heptose 1-phosphate adenylyltransferase HldE; translation: MDLSYFNQLSNSKILVVGDVMLDRYWHGDTGRISPEAPVPVVKVSGLEDKAGGAANVAKNIAHLDGKVSLLGIIGDDDNGQSLEALLKSENIDSQLIRQSEAPTIAKMRVISRHQQVVRLDLEERFSEAHSQLLLEQLKTLINDFDLVVFSDYNKGSLHLIADMIAVAKDAGKTVLVDPKSKQLADYRGADFITPNLTEFKAAGGVVGDEATITQSARDIIAECGLGSMLLTRSEQGMSLITPNDKHDFAAQVLEVSDVTGAGDTVIATLAVMLNTGMPAAQAVEIANIAAGLVVAKLGAATVSPEELSAKLTQYLRDTGEQYQAPAQEVLHHIELARQRGEKIVFTNGCFDILHAGHVRYLAQAKARGDKLVVGLNNDESISRLKGPTRPINPLDERATVISALASVDWVIPFGSEAENDTPAKLIELVKPDVLVKGGDYKVSEIAGADFVLASGGQVEVLEFVNGCSTSNVIHKIQSDS
- a CDS encoding 3-deoxy-D-manno-octulosonic acid kinase translates to MLSFQKHGSATIITPSNLEGAFDPNLFDVEYLSRNDLISAKKRGRATTYFFDCGNTTGVLRHYWRGGLIGKLLSDQYLYLGFENTRTYQEFKLLVELEAIGLPVPKPIAAKVVKSGVIYRGDIITEALPHSQSLLDILKTRSISQKELADCAKTIADFHNHGVNHADLNINNILISDGRVFLIDFDRGTRAAFNPQEAQSNITRLKRSFDKEANRNAQFYWLEKDWQVFIEVYNSALKTA
- a CDS encoding glycosyltransferase family 9 protein; protein product: MSLQGPFNDICILRLSAIGDVCHAVSTVQAIQRHYPNAKITWVVGKIEAMLLADLPGVELVVFDKKQGKAAYHSLKEHFKGRKFDVLLHMQVALRANLAARVITAKVKVGFDWNRAKEGHFLFTNHRIAAEKEAHVLEGFRGFAKAIGVPHYEPSWQMPVSEDDRSYAKETLSPLGDKVLVLSPAASKAERNWLPERYAEIADYAVQQGFSIVITGGPTELEVTLAKQIENAMKSTALNLVGKTNLKQLLCVLENASLVIAPDTGPAHMAVTMGTPVIGLYAHSNPARTGPYLYQDYVVEVYHQNLKKQTGKTATQLPWGTRVKGKDLMHQISVDSVKEMFDRVVNEKAL
- the gmhB gene encoding D-glycero-beta-D-manno-heptose 1,7-bisphosphate 7-phosphatase, which translates into the protein MSDKAVFLDRDGVVNVDHAYVYKIDDFEFIAGVFEACQLFQAAGYKIVIVTNQSGIGRGYYTEQDFHTLTDWMVAQFKQHNVEISKVYFCPHHPTKGVAQYKQQCDCRKPKPGMLLQGVKELGLDPSKCIMFGDKGSDMLAAKAAGFSKKILVQSGQSIDAQTITLADDVWQSLNCASEKFSENT
- a CDS encoding glycine C-acetyltransferase; protein product: MRASAFFDQLKQQIEQVKEDGLYKSERVITSQQQAEIEVASGDSVINFCANNYLGLANHPELINAAKAGLDDHGFGVASVRFICGTQDIHKTLEAKISNFLQTEDTILYSSCFDANAGLFETILGPEDAIISDSLNHASIIDGVRLCKAKRFRYANNDMADLEQQLIAADEAGVKTKLIATDGVFSMDGVICNLEALCDLADKYDALVMVDDSHAVGFVGENGRGTPEYCNVMDRVDIITGTLGKALGGASGGYTSGKAEIVEWLRQRSRPYLFSNSLAPSIVTASIKVLDMLADGKELRDTLWQNAAYFREQMEAVGFTCAGKDHAIIPVMLGDAKLAAEMADKLLAEGIYVTGFSFPVVPKGQARIRTQISAAHTREQLDKAIAAFTRIGKELGII
- the tdh gene encoding L-threonine 3-dehydrogenase; amino-acid sequence: MKALSKLKAEPGIWMTETAKPEVGHNDLLIKIRKTAICGTDVHIYKWDEWSQNTIPVPMVVGHEYVGEVVDMGQEVRGFKVGDRVSGEGHITCGHCRNCRAGRVHLCRNTTGVGVNREGAFAEYLVIPAYNAFKIPDNIPDKLASIFDPFGNAVHTALSFDLVGEDVLITGAGPIGIMAAAVAKHVGARHVVITDVNEYRLDLARKMGATRAVNVANEKLEDVMNELGMTEGFDIGLEMSGVPSAFNSMLNNMNHGGKIAMLGIPPSDMAVDWNQVIFKGLIIKGIYGREMFETWYKMASLIQSGLDLSPIITHEFHIDDFQQGFDTMISGQSGKVILNWD
- the glpE gene encoding thiosulfate sulfurtransferase GlpE, producing MSYKHISVSQTAALLTNDNVIIADIRDPNSFSSARIPGSERLSNENLAQFLNEKDYEQPIVVVCYHGISSQSAANYLVEQGFEDVYSMDGGFAAWGSEQADNVESGA
- the glpG gene encoding rhomboid family intramembrane serine protease GlpG encodes the protein MKQLTTLSNVRAAQGFCDYLNSINIHCESKPINSETVVLLVSEGDFEAAEKELAQFQVNPHQAKYLEASWQVGSTNSGLSYGGSSLNLIPRFLKLSLLIQSVSLLSILVYGAFVLGGFEWLFPYLQFAPNAPHTWLAPTIMHFSAMHLIFNLMWWMYLGDKIAEQLGKRFLVLVFIVTALASNWLQFAFVDANFGGLSGVVYGLLGFCWLYGHITGNSKLAVSPSIVGFMLVWLVLGFADVLFINMANWAHLGGLIAGAVLGVLAASSHKKSKVN
- a CDS encoding flagellar basal body-associated protein FliL; its protein translation is MRSLSIFLITLFLSLSTPKADAASNFGYFGFEPDIITNYIATSNKKLGYVRVTVELMIKDMGNLEVVEHHSPLLRDAIVEIISKEQEEHVKSLTGREEIRKRCSERIKELLKEETGQEVVHDVLFTKYLYY
- a CDS encoding chorismate--pyruvate lyase family protein, which gives rise to MVTFPLDISAQWHQNFTQLNSVQSEWLLETGSLTAKLKQTFSQFSVRVLSEKHITLSAQQANVLGVEQQTALCREVILYGDEKPRVYAQSWIPLEQLTDNSLFLNLGERPLGEFIFQHPNLVREDLMITQFSGSAQLHSLLQDLSLEISDVSARRSVFHLADLKLMVCEAFLPGAFE
- the ubiA gene encoding 4-hydroxybenzoate octaprenyltransferase gives rise to the protein MIQLTWQNRDAYKALMRTDKPIGTLLLLWPTYWALWLASSGVPDLTILLVFSAGVFVMRSAGCVINDFADRKVDGLVKRTHMRPLASGKATPAEAIQLFALLILIAFILVLFLNWQTVLLSLGALALAFCYPFMKRYTHLPQVVLGAAFSWSIPMAYMAVLGEVPEEAWWLYFANLVWTVAYDTMYGMVDRDDDVKVGVKSTAILFGRFDKAAVFILQIAFLLTLVFIGFNRNLPWPFDVGVLLSAFLLAHQQVKIKHRDRDACFWAFLNNNYVGLFVFMGISASFIG
- a CDS encoding 2OG-Fe(II) oxygenase, whose product is MNCSPETFLHLDNLLDNIAENGYCIIENAISAELITQLQQQCEAQEAQFQHAKIGRHQDLQQASSIRSDKTKWFNGDTAAETSYLALMEQIRVAINQSFYLGLFDYECHFAIYQQGDFYKKHLDAFKGKSNRVFTTVCYLNTPNQGGELLIYPEKGKEPLAKVAPKAGTLICFESERFPHEVLAAGSTRYSIAGWFRKNNSSANFVDPNQ